In Amphiura filiformis chromosome 2, Afil_fr2py, whole genome shotgun sequence, one DNA window encodes the following:
- the LOC140141412 gene encoding uncharacterized protein translates to MMSTPEKRQWPPVPSSSAAPDQDGGPTRQGTGGAKNPWVHIGHHWDLRVATYNIRSLLGDDRLLELGEELKGVNWDIIGLSEVKRRGEQFMELKSGHQFYHIGLDNKSMAGVGF, encoded by the coding sequence ATGATGAGTACGCCAGAAAAAAGACAATGGCCCCCAGTCCCCAGCAGTTCTGCAGCCCCGGACCAAGATGGCGGCCCGACCAGGCAAGGAACAGGGGGTGCTAAGAATCCCTGGGTTCATATAGGCCATCATTGGGATCTAAGAGTTGCTACATACAACATTAGATCACTACTAGGAGACGACCGATTACTGGAACTAGGAGAGGAACTAAAAGGAGTCAATTGGGATATAATAGGACTAAGTGAAGTCAAAAGGCGGGGTGAGCAATTCATGGAGCTCAAGAGCGGACATCAGTTCTATCATATAGGTTTAGACAACAAAAGTATGGCAGGAGTTGGATTCTGA